In Bacillus sp. NP247, one DNA window encodes the following:
- the wecC gene encoding UDP-N-acetyl-D-mannosamine dehydrogenase, giving the protein MDKKICVMGLGYIGLPTASLLATKGFQVHGVDVNENAVEMINSGKVHIYEPDLDILVKAAVQSGKLKASLQPEEADIFILAVPTPFKDGHKPDLAYVEAAAKTIAPVIKNGDIIILESTSPIGTTEKVAEWILEERSDLTTSEEMHSEKGRIYVSHCPERVLPGHILKELVENDRIIGGLDKESTKRTVEFYKQFVKGKILDTNARTAEMAKLTENSFRDVNIAFANELSLICDKLNINVWELIRLANRHPRVNILQPGPGVGGHCIAVDPWFIVDAAPEEAKLIHTARNVNDYKPMYVVEKVKEKADRFKNPVIACLGLAFKANIDDLRESPALEIVKHLAVSSVGEVIAVEPHVNELPVSLQEKGISLLSIEEAVAKSDIILVLVDHEVFSSIDFDQLKEKVVIDTKGFIK; this is encoded by the coding sequence ATGGATAAGAAGATTTGTGTAATGGGTCTGGGATATATTGGGTTACCAACTGCTAGTTTACTAGCAACTAAAGGATTTCAAGTACATGGTGTTGATGTAAATGAAAATGCGGTTGAAATGATTAATAGTGGAAAAGTACATATTTATGAACCGGATTTGGATATTTTAGTAAAAGCAGCGGTGCAAAGTGGGAAATTAAAGGCATCATTGCAGCCTGAAGAAGCAGATATTTTCATTTTGGCAGTGCCAACGCCATTTAAAGATGGACATAAACCAGATTTAGCATATGTAGAGGCTGCTGCGAAAACAATTGCTCCTGTTATAAAAAATGGGGATATTATTATTCTTGAATCTACAAGTCCAATTGGTACAACTGAAAAGGTTGCGGAATGGATTTTAGAAGAACGATCAGATTTAACAACTTCTGAGGAAATGCATAGTGAAAAGGGTAGAATTTATGTGTCGCATTGTCCAGAACGTGTATTACCAGGGCATATCTTAAAGGAACTAGTAGAAAATGATCGTATTATCGGTGGATTGGATAAAGAATCTACCAAGCGTACAGTGGAATTTTATAAACAATTTGTAAAAGGAAAAATTCTTGATACGAATGCAAGAACAGCTGAGATGGCAAAATTGACTGAGAATTCCTTCCGTGATGTAAATATTGCCTTTGCAAACGAACTATCGTTAATATGTGATAAGTTAAATATTAATGTTTGGGAATTAATCCGTCTTGCAAACCGTCATCCGCGTGTGAATATCTTACAACCAGGGCCAGGTGTTGGTGGTCATTGTATCGCTGTAGATCCTTGGTTTATTGTAGATGCTGCTCCAGAAGAAGCAAAATTAATTCACACTGCAAGAAATGTTAATGACTATAAACCGATGTATGTTGTTGAGAAGGTAAAAGAGAAGGCAGATCGTTTTAAAAATCCAGTAATTGCTTGTTTAGGATTAGCATTTAAAGCAAATATTGATGATCTACGTGAAAGTCCTGCCTTAGAAATTGTTAAACATTTAGCGGTATCTAGTGTAGGAGAAGTTATTGCAGTAGAGCCACATGTAAATGAATTACCAGTGTCTCTTCAAGAAAAAGGAATTTCACTTCTTTCGATTGAAGAGGCTGTAGCTAAATCAGATATTATTTTAGTATTAGTTGATCACGAAGTTTTTAGTTCCATTGACTTTGATCAATTAAAAGAGAAAGTTGTTATTGATACAAAAGGATTTATTAAATAA
- a CDS encoding sugar transferase — protein MALMKVSEETVKKQELLAAEEVNQKWLYLFMKRLMDVVGALCGLIFLSPVFLIVALLIKLEDPKGPILFKQTRVGKNEQEFGMYKFRSMITDAEEKLKDLLQHNEVSGAMFKMKDDPRVTKIGKFIRKTSIDELPQLLNVLKGEMSLVGPRPPLPREVKEYTAYDKQRLLVIPGCAGLWQVTERNSVGFKEMVELDLEYINKRSVLYDLKIIFKTIRIMVKSNGAS, from the coding sequence GTGGCCTTAATGAAAGTATCAGAGGAAACTGTAAAGAAACAAGAATTACTTGCTGCTGAAGAGGTAAATCAAAAATGGTTGTATTTATTTATGAAACGCTTAATGGATGTAGTAGGGGCATTATGTGGTCTTATTTTCCTTTCACCTGTTTTTCTTATCGTTGCACTACTCATTAAGTTAGAAGATCCAAAAGGTCCAATCTTATTCAAGCAAACCCGAGTGGGGAAAAATGAACAAGAATTTGGTATGTATAAATTCCGTTCTATGATCACTGATGCGGAAGAGAAGTTGAAGGATTTATTACAACATAATGAAGTATCTGGTGCAATGTTTAAAATGAAAGATGATCCTCGGGTTACAAAAATCGGTAAATTCATTCGTAAAACAAGTATTGATGAGTTACCACAGTTATTGAATGTGTTAAAAGGTGAAATGAGTTTAGTGGGGCCGCGTCCACCACTTCCAAGGGAAGTAAAGGAATATACAGCGTATGATAAGCAGCGTTTACTTGTTATCCCAGGATGTGCGGGGCTTTGGCAAGTAACGGAGAGAAATAGTGTTGGATTCAAAGAAATGGTTGAACTAGATTTAGAATATATAAACAAACGAAGCGTACTCTATGATTTGAAAATCATCTTTAAAACGATCCGAATTATGGTTAAGTCTAATGGAGCATCATAG
- the bpsC gene encoding UTP--glucose-1-phosphate uridylyltransferase BpsC: MKKVRKAIIPAAGLGTRFLPATKAMPKEMLPIVDKPTIQYIVEEAIESGIEDIIIVTGKGKRAIEDHFDHSFELEQNLLEKGKHEVLEKVQASSKINIHYIRQKEPQGLGHAVWCARKFIGNEPFAVLLGDDIVQAETPCLRQLMDQYEGTQSSVIGVQTVPENETHRYGIIDPVEQNDRRYQVRQFVEKPAQGTAPSNLAIMGRYVLTPEIFMFLENQQTGAGGEIQLTDAIQRLNEIQRVFAYDFEGVRYDVGEKFGFIKTTIEMALQNEELKEELMSYMNELVQKENVHV; the protein is encoded by the coding sequence TTGAAAAAAGTAAGAAAAGCAATTATACCCGCTGCTGGTCTTGGGACAAGGTTTTTACCAGCAACGAAAGCAATGCCGAAAGAAATGTTACCTATCGTCGATAAACCAACAATTCAATACATAGTAGAAGAAGCGATAGAATCAGGAATTGAAGATATTATTATAGTAACTGGAAAAGGAAAACGTGCGATTGAAGACCATTTCGATCACTCTTTCGAACTAGAGCAAAACTTACTCGAAAAGGGAAAGCATGAAGTACTTGAAAAGGTACAAGCTTCTTCAAAAATTAACATTCATTACATAAGACAGAAAGAGCCACAGGGACTTGGACATGCGGTATGGTGTGCACGTAAATTTATTGGAAATGAGCCATTTGCGGTATTACTTGGTGATGATATTGTACAAGCAGAAACACCGTGTTTACGTCAATTAATGGATCAATATGAAGGAACGCAATCATCTGTAATTGGTGTTCAAACAGTACCAGAAAATGAAACACATCGTTATGGGATTATTGATCCAGTTGAACAAAATGATCGTCGTTATCAAGTACGACAATTTGTTGAAAAACCAGCTCAAGGTACAGCGCCATCTAATTTAGCGATTATGGGACGTTACGTATTAACACCAGAAATTTTTATGTTCCTTGAGAACCAACAAACAGGTGCTGGTGGAGAGATTCAGTTAACAGATGCGATCCAACGATTAAATGAAATTCAACGAGTGTTTGCTTATGATTTTGAAGGAGTTCGTTATGATGTTGGAGAGAAGTTTGGGTTTATTAAGACTACGATTGAGATGGCTCTTCAAAATGAAGAACTGAAAGAAGAGTTGATGAGTTATATGAATGAACTTGTACAAAAAGAAAATGTACATGTATAA
- a CDS encoding tyrosine-protein phosphatase has translation MIDLHCHILPGIDDGAQTVTDSLAMAQKAVQEGIHTIVATPHHQNGKYTNERTSIIHQVKQLNDELQQNEIPLKILPGQEVRLYGDLLEDYEAGKIVTLNETNKYIFIEFPSNHVPRYAEQLLYELRVKGMIPIIVHPERNAELIERPDKLYNLVSKGAFTQVTAGSLLGNFGKKIKKFSLQLVEHNLTHMIASDAHNTTSRGFHLAESYELIGKEFGMNVMSDLKENPYLLISGKAIYKEDPELIRRKKLFGIF, from the coding sequence ATGATTGATTTACATTGTCACATTTTACCTGGCATCGATGACGGTGCACAAACAGTAACAGATAGTCTGGCCATGGCACAAAAGGCTGTCCAAGAAGGAATACATACAATCGTCGCAACACCACACCATCAAAATGGAAAATATACAAATGAACGTACTTCAATTATTCATCAAGTAAAACAACTAAATGATGAACTACAACAAAATGAAATTCCACTAAAAATTTTACCGGGGCAAGAGGTCAGGTTATATGGTGATTTATTAGAAGACTATGAAGCTGGTAAAATCGTTACCTTAAACGAAACAAACAAATACATATTCATTGAATTTCCATCTAATCATGTACCTCGTTATGCCGAACAACTATTATATGAACTACGTGTAAAAGGAATGATCCCAATTATCGTTCATCCAGAGCGTAATGCCGAGTTAATCGAGCGGCCAGATAAGTTATACAATCTTGTAAGTAAAGGTGCATTCACACAAGTAACAGCAGGTAGCTTGCTGGGAAATTTCGGCAAAAAGATAAAAAAATTCTCACTACAACTCGTTGAACATAATTTAACGCATATGATCGCATCAGATGCACATAACACAACATCAAGAGGATTTCATCTAGCGGAAAGCTACGAATTAATCGGAAAAGAATTCGGAATGAACGTTATGAGTGATTTAAAAGAAAATCCGTATTTATTAATTAGCGGAAAAGCAATTTATAAAGAAGATCCAGAACTAATTCGTCGTAAAAAATTGTTCGGGATTTTCTAA
- a CDS encoding CpsD/CapB family tyrosine-protein kinase → MALNSLFKKKQNHRQRRQLIAHQQPKSPISEQYRNIRTNIEFASVDTNLHSLMVTSANPSEGKTTTTANMAVVFAQQGKKVLLIDADMRKPAMHQMFQVDNIFGLTNVLSLSERLEKCVQTTLVDNLHFLACGPIPPNPAELLGSKSMKELLGQAYSMYDLVIFDLPPILAVTDAQIMANVCDASILVVRSESTEKETAVKAKGLLESAKGKLLGVVLNDREREQGLYYYYGAN, encoded by the coding sequence TTGGCTCTTAATAGTTTATTTAAAAAGAAACAAAATCATCGTCAACGTCGTCAATTAATTGCTCATCAACAACCGAAATCACCAATTTCAGAACAATATCGTAATATTCGAACGAATATCGAATTTGCATCTGTTGATACAAATTTACATTCGTTAATGGTAACGTCTGCTAACCCAAGTGAAGGGAAAACGACGACAACAGCGAATATGGCGGTCGTGTTCGCCCAACAAGGAAAGAAAGTATTATTAATTGATGCAGATATGCGTAAACCAGCGATGCATCAAATGTTCCAAGTTGATAATATTTTCGGATTAACGAATGTATTATCACTTAGTGAACGGTTAGAGAAGTGTGTACAAACGACATTAGTTGATAATTTACACTTTTTAGCGTGTGGTCCAATCCCACCAAATCCGGCGGAATTGTTAGGTTCGAAATCGATGAAAGAACTTCTTGGGCAAGCATATAGCATGTACGATTTAGTCATCTTTGATTTACCGCCGATTTTAGCTGTAACAGACGCGCAAATTATGGCGAATGTATGTGATGCATCTATTCTTGTCGTTCGTAGTGAATCGACAGAAAAGGAAACTGCGGTAAAAGCAAAAGGATTGTTAGAATCAGCAAAAGGTAAATTGTTAGGCGTTGTTCTAAACGATCGTGAACGTGAACAAGGCTTATATTATTACTACGGTGCAAACTAA
- a CDS encoding YveK family protein: protein MEETISLKELFYILKKRLAMILVIAFGAAIVSAIISFFFMTPIYQSSTQILVNQKKQEGAAIQYNEVQTNIQLTNTYKVIIKSPVILDQVKEKLGLNITVQELNNKIEVANEKDSQVVAVTAQDKDPKLARDIANTTAEVFQGEVAKIMSVDNVTVLSKAEVAENLSPIKPRPMLNVAIAFIVGLMASIGLAFLLEYLDNTVKKEEDVENLLGLPVLGIVARMDEETLNVKSHAPSSRKVRGQTIGS from the coding sequence ATGGAAGAAACAATTAGTTTAAAAGAGTTATTTTATATTTTAAAAAAACGTTTAGCAATGATCCTCGTAATCGCCTTTGGTGCAGCTATTGTAAGTGCTATCATTAGCTTCTTCTTCATGACACCAATCTACCAATCTTCAACGCAAATTCTTGTGAATCAGAAGAAACAAGAAGGGGCAGCAATTCAGTATAATGAGGTACAAACGAATATTCAATTAACGAATACATATAAGGTTATTATTAAAAGTCCAGTAATCTTAGATCAAGTGAAAGAAAAGCTAGGTTTAAATATAACAGTACAAGAGCTAAACAATAAAATTGAAGTAGCTAATGAGAAAGACTCACAAGTAGTGGCGGTAACTGCGCAAGATAAAGACCCAAAACTAGCTCGTGATATTGCTAATACAACTGCAGAAGTGTTTCAAGGTGAAGTTGCTAAAATTATGAGTGTTGATAACGTAACAGTATTATCAAAAGCAGAAGTTGCAGAAAATCTATCTCCAATTAAGCCACGTCCAATGTTAAATGTAGCAATTGCTTTCATTGTTGGTTTAATGGCTTCAATTGGTCTTGCATTCTTACTAGAATACTTAGATAACACAGTGAAAAAGGAAGAAGATGTAGAGAACTTACTTGGCTTGCCGGTGTTAGGTATTGTCGCTCGTATGGATGAAGAAACATTGAACGTGAAATCGCACGCTCCATCATCAAGAAAAGTGAGGGGACAAACAATTGGCTCTTAA